The Labrus mixtus chromosome 21, fLabMix1.1, whole genome shotgun sequence nucleotide sequence ctatccactgtcctatctctccaataataaaattaaatctttaaaaaaagataagaagAGTGATTCTTTTGTTCAAGGAGCCTTTAATTATTGATTACTGGTCGGGAAAAGTGAGAGCCGATCAAAACTGGTCACTGGAGGCAGATTTGGAGATAAATGATCTGTCCAGGTCAAAACAGCTGTGCTTCGAGCTGTTGGTCAAATCAGCCATGTTGTCAATAATACCAAGGGTAaactgcctgtgtgtttgtgtacacagGTGAGTTCATGTCTTCTACGCTGTGCAGTTAGAAAGTTTACCTGTCGTAGGTCGATGAAGGCCAGCTGGAGCGTGTCTCCTTGAAAGCCAGGGACCGGCTCAGAACTGGCAAACACTAACAAGAAGCAAAAACACCATATCCAATTTTACAAGACTCACTCATGTAAAGCGACACATGTGATGAACAAATCACTGATTTCATCAAATGACATTTTTGTACTCACGTTCACATTGAATGACATCGAGGTTGAATTGCTGAATGGCCCCCATGCTGATCTGTTTGAGTTCTGTGTCCAGCAGCATCTGCATCAGTGATGTGGAAAGATGCTTGCAGGCTGACATACAAGCTGTCTGGGCCACTTTACCCTGCAGAGCGAAGGACAGcgagaaggagaaggaagaacAGGAGAGGTGACAGAGGTGAGGAGGATGAAAATGAGGAAGGACAGATTTAAGAGTGTGTGAAAGATTAAGGTgagggagtggaggagaaaCGTAAGAGTAAAAGAAGGCAGGGAGACGGGTGGTATGAGAAGAGAAGACGGGGGGAACATGAAGGAAAAGGTGGAGAGATCGTGCACAGAAAGGGATGGGGAATAAGAGAGTGTTAAAAGGAAAAATGACAAAGAGGATCATAAAGAGGTACAAAAgagattttgaaaaacagaggTTTAAAtggggaaagaaaaaaggacgATTTTTGGGAAGTAGATATAAAGGTTATAAAGATTTGGGGGAAAAAGAGCAACAAGTTAAAAAGATCAAAAGTTAGCTCCATCTTTAAGACTTCATTAACAGAGAAACAGGTGTACATGTAATATTTAAGGCACACAACAGGCACCTGCGACAGTCCATAATCTAGCCCGGGGGTCATGGACTTCTTAAAGCTATACAACTTCTGACCTCCTAAGTGAAGGATAGCCATCAGGCCCAAAACAAAGGAAGCTTTTAGCCGCTGGCTGGTAGCACCACTTATGTCGGCCTAGCTCCATAAAATCGGATGTGGCACTCTCTGGTGTGGGTGTGAGGGATTTAAGATGTATTTAGACTGAAAATAAATAGAATATTTTTGTCTTGCGTCTGACGGATGTAATCAAGGCATAAGTCAGTTTGGGTGTGGACTTTATGACTTGCCGGGAGAAATACCTGACAAGTGAAAAACTGATTCTCAACaatgctgttttcacatatgcacaaaactcctgaaatgttcagggtgagctgcatgtgtgaatgcaaacgtctggaatttatttttcaacGTGACTTTACCCAGACTCTTTTCCTGCAAGCCCCCTAATAACATTCCTGCATTAGGTCAGGGTAAGCTAGGAGCATGACACGTTCAATGCAGTGATTTGTATCCACAATATTGATACAAATTAGAATGGTAACAGTCGATTACATTAACGATGAATGAAGCATTTACGGTGCTTAAATTCCCCATCGTGTGTTCAGTGCTAAACATCACACATTAAATCCAAATCACAGATATCCCAATGCATGCAGGAAGGGCACAACATGAGCACATTCAATAATGAACACAAGGAACACTCCACAAACGTACACAGCATCAAGTTTCAAAAAGAACAATCGTGAGCATTTTTACTAAGgcccccgtgtccacctggcgttttttccgggcagaaaagtgctggctgtgcgctcgggagtgtcttcagtgtctttgtgtgctgagaagaaaacagctgcatgtccgtcctgtctctatgacaacagtctgttgacaacggccgctgtataaccgacactgctccgttacctTTTAcggcatgttttatatttaatatcattttttacccgatcagacacggagcaaagaagatgtgggtacaagacacgatctgtaggcggcaaaactacagagaatattgtacatttggaaaagagcgccggtgacgtcaacaacgccttttctgaaaagttgaaatattttcaacttgagtgCTCGGAGCGCTTTTTCTCCGGACGGCTGAtttctgctgcgaacgctctctactcattgaaaacaactgaaaaagaCGCAGGCGCTGAGAAataaacgctaggtggacacagggcctaacACACAATGGTTGCTGGGTGACTTTTGTGACGAGGTAGGTTTTTTATCTTGTATACCACCTTGAAACTCACGAAATGTCTTTAACCTGAGGGTTTTAAACGCTGACTAACTTAGAATGGATCATAGTTAGTGTTTGTGGGAACTGAAAAAGCAGATCAACAAAATCCATACTCACAGATCatgcaaaaattaaaaacaacctCTCAAACACAGGGATGATGTGGTGACCCCTCAATGTCAAGGAAAGTGTAGTTCTATTAATTCACATAAGGATATTACCACAGTTAGACATAATACAACTGATTCCTGTGAAGTATATGGGGGTACATTATATTTTTACAACTGATAGCAAAAAGTTTTGACATTAGAAAGTCAATCAAATGGTGCAACATAAACCATGCATAGACAATCCatgtatataatataaaatgtaatatttatgtatatataaatacacGGTATGTATATACTCATTATATACACGGCTTGTCTTTGTTCGAGGTCCACAACATCCCTTTTTACACCCGTCATGCTGACAATAAAGTGGCATACTGGCAGTTCCACATGTAGTGTACTGAAAAAGAACGATCCATTCGATAAGCATGAGGCACATCTCCACTGATGGCTGGTATTATATTACCTCACATAAACTGTCGACTCTACGTAGACTGCGAGCCAACTTGGAGAGTaatcattcacacacaaaagtgGCTGCTCACACTAAACATTGACACGGAGTAAgttaattcaaaatgtttctatCTAAATGTAGTTGTTGATTTGGGGATAATTCACCTCGCTAGTAGCTCCATGAATTGTGCATCAATTGCCCCCCGCTATGTGCTCTGACTGAAGGTCAAATGATATTCAATCTCAAACACGCCCATGAAGTTGTCCTCGATGCATTTTGCTCTTGTTTTGGTGTCTGATTGTGAAGATGAGCTCTCATGATGACAGATGTTGAGCTGAGGAAAGGGAGAGGACAGACTCTCCAGATGTGATACAACTgtaatttttttcaaacaacgaattctgttgttttcttgatgGAAGGAAATCTTAAGCATGACGTCCAATATAAAAACTGTGGGGCAGTTACCACCTACTCTCAGGAGTGGTGAATACATTCACTGCCACTGCAAGTGTTTTTTAGCACTCTCATTGTGAATTACATGCTATTTTTTAATACCATAACCAGTGCACAGTTTAGGGCgcatttaaccctttgagtACCACACAATCATTTTGTGAATCAGAACCTGAGCTTTGAGAAAGTGGTCTTTATAATGCTAGCTTGGTGTTGAAgtgaagaaaaggaaaggaaaatatAGATTTAAACAAATAGCAATGGCATGATCTGATTGATGGTTGGAGATTGAACACTACATTTTATGGTGTTTTATCTGATCACTTAGGGCAGAATGTGGCCTACgttaaaaataatatcacaatacAGCTGTTAGACAAAGATTGATAAAGTGCAAGACAATCAAAAAATGGTGAAGGTGAAGAATATAAAGGCccttaaaaagataaaaagcagGTTTAATGTGTGTATTCATTGTTTGTTGGTGTCagtttcatcttgtgatgtggTGAGTAGAAAACGGAAGGGGAGAAAAATTAGGCTTtcacttattaaaaaaaaaaggaaagactgGATGAGCTGTCAACGTGTGACGGGTAAAACAGAGCTCCTCCAGAATACTAAGGCTCATTTCACTTCCAATAATGCAGCTAGAGCAGCTTACAGGAATGGTTTCAATAGTggagaacacaaacaaataatcCTAAGTGATTGAAgtaatttttaaaaagaggttgAGATAAGAAAATACAATTGGCAGACATCTAGTGTTCCTTAGAGGACCTTCCTCATCCCCCTGGATGAGACCATTTATTGCTAAAACTCCATCCGTCAATCTCACACCTCCAGGTTACAACAAGTGCCAAAAGAGCCGACAACAAGCCCAGAGAAGTGGAGCTTCCAAAGTCAGACAACAGCATGCTTTTCATCTCCACTCCACCTGCAGAATGGCAGTAAAGTATTGTAACAGCCAGGCAGTTATACTCACCGACATCGATGCATGGTCATTGTTGTTATTCTGAGCAGAGACACCCCAAACCAACCAAAAatggaagagggggagggaaagagggaaaggaaaggaaaagaaatgtgcCAACAATAAATGGACAGGAGGAGGTAAATTCAGCTAGAGATATCTTGCATGCTTGACAAGTCAAATAAATTAAGAAGTAAAACTGCTAGTAAAAGAAATTAGTCACAGAGCGGTTAATTACAGGGGGTGTGGATGGGAGTACAGGGGACattcttgaaaataaaaaataaattaataaaactgACAGTCATTCAAGACACAACAAGAGACGTTGAAAAGTAGAGGAGGCAGGTGGCCCACTGAGAGTGGATCCAAACAGGCTGAAGCTGTCTGCCATGAGTGCTGAAACACTCAGAGTCCTTCACACGTTATCTCATGAAACACTCTCTGATATCAATGTGTTCAAAGGCAGACTACGACGCAGTAACAGCCCAGTTAACATGCTTATGGACGGACCACCTCTGCATCACACACATAGTACAGCTTTAATGTTACCAGTGTAGCAGTTCTCAGAGAGTACACACATTTTATAGGGATGTGATGAACATGAagtaaaacaacagtaaagGTTGGGAGATTTAAGGATGAAGgactgaaataataaaatatgggTTTATCACATCCCTatgaccaaaaaaaatcaacatttaacgGTGCCACAAACAATGTCAAAGTGTCTAAAACCAAGAAAACAATGTCCCACAGGAGAGTGATGGCATGGTTCAATGGGTCAGACGAGGTTGGTCAGTGGGTATGACTCACCGGGAGATGTGTGAAGACCTGGAAAGTAGAGCGCAGGAAGTTGATCAGGTCCATGAGGTATCCAGAGGCTCGACCATCCGACTCCGCCATGCCCCACTCATAGTCTGCTAGCTGGATGAACTCGTCAATCTTCTGGTTAAGTTTGGTGTAAATCTCTCCTTCTGCAGCGTGACGAGCGTCCTGAAAAATATGTTCTATGAGCTGCTTTGACAAGAAAACAGGACTAAATACTGTTCTCCTGACAGCAATTAGGAAAAGAGACATACGTTTACAATCAAACACCTGGAAACTGTGAGGAAATCTACTTATCACTTTCCCGCTTCATATACAATGGCACGGTTAGGTCTGGAGgaatgtgagtgcaggccagcaaGGGAATGGGtagggggggcaatcgtgcttctGCGTTCGTTAGGCTAGTCATGGTTTTGGCCATATTCACGATATATTTACATGGCAGCTATTCTACTGCTGTAACATGCTCAGGATTGGGAAACTCAAAACCTCTAAGTTATACTGATGTGTTTCAGGTTTGCAAAATGTAGAAACACAGCGGATCAGACAAAGCCTTGCCTCTCAGTTAGCGAACTAGCATTAACATTAGCTTGGAATTTACAGCTGATTTTGGCAGTAATGAAACAGCAATGATAAGTAATCACCCCGGCAACAAACTGTATACCAAACACcaagaaaaaaacctgcagagaatCAATATTATATTCACACTTCACCTTGAAAGTGGACAAGCCGTAGAGTCTTGTGGTGTGGACGGTTTCAGGGGAGACATTGGTGATGTTCGTGATAAACTCCTCCAGATACCTGCAGGCCTGCTCCAGGTGGGTGGTGTTAATGATGATCTGCACAAGCTACAGGAGCAGGTTTACAGTGTTAGACGTGAGTCTACATGATATTTGTGGTTAGTAACTGCAGTGTGGCTCGTACCTCGGTTAGTCCTATGTGAGGTTTTTTGATGAGGTTCTGCAGACAGCTGCTGAGTGTTCTGGTCAGCAACAGGTTGGTTGATTTTCTCAACATGTCGTCGATCTCTGTTGAGCTGGACACAAAAAACATAGACCAAAAAAATCAGGCAACTGTTCTAAGGCTAACATCAACATAATAAATATTGAACAGATAGTAACTGGTCAACCAACCTGCGGTGTAGTGACTCAGAGAACTTCAGGCTGGCGTAAATGAACTCTTTGACCTGTGTGTAGATCTGAGGGACGGACTGAGACATGGGCAGCTTCTTAGGAAAGTCCTGCtgcttacacaaacacaaacaacaacaaacaacaacataaaattaCTAACATGTTGCCTAAGATTCACCTAAATTCATTACATTTGAGTATTTAATGGTTTATTAAAACGAGATTAGAGAGTCATTTgtcactttaactttttttaccTTCTCAATCTCAGTATCGTGAAACGGGAAGCGGCTGACTACATGTTTatactcctcctctgtctccactGGGATTGGACTGTAGTTGTCCAACTCAAAGATCTCcctgtgaaagaaaacaaacagtttacTATCTGTGCAAACTCTTGGTACATTAGTGGAGCCTTGAGTGCCTCTAATTTGTTCACCAACGGTTTAAAGGTTCAGTTGTGTTCATCAGATTTCATCCAAAGATGACATCACGCTGGagttgtatttgtatttatcacaaaggaagtaaaaaagagaaatgatggAATCACCATAATGACAAACTAGTATATGTGTTAATATACCACttaattaaaggggacatattatgaaaaatccactttgacagggtttttgaacatatatttgggtaacctgagtgtctactgacccacaaaatgtgaaataaatccatccagtcctttgtttgtggtctgcataagtcttacaacacagagaaaaatgctctgtttcaaatgtgctctccttgtgatgtcacagtgggattctggtatataaaaaaaaatcccctcccaccccccgatatctccacccatggactccacctccagcctagaacaagACTTTAGCGtgggtcggccatttttattctcgccagcgaaggagtgatgtctacgggaaaaactcagggggggctcattgtatttaaagagacacacacacagaaacggagcgttctgagagagctggtttatacagggtcacaaacctcctctggtgcttgattcatgttatattttgaccacaggcgactgtttgaaaaggtggaaaacggggataatatgtcctctttaaattaaataaaactgacCTCAAACAGACAAATAGTTGGATAACTTGTACAATTTATGAATGTGTTAAAACAGCTTTGATATCtacaaatgaaatcaaactCTTTCCCATTCTATTTATTCAGAGTGTGGTGGCGGCTGACATTATTTCCTCATTGAACTAAGaaggttaagaaaaaaaacattcaacaggAATATTCTTCTTTGCATAATGTttgttaaaagtaaaaactttaTATTAAAAGCCTTCAAATAAACGTCCACAGCTCTGCACAAACGTGCTGGAAGGAGCTGGATTTAGTCCGACAGTGCgtgtctctgctctgctcccaGCCACACCGCGGCACTCAGCCAACAACAACTGAGAGTGTTAAATTCACAGGTCCTTTTAGCATCTCAGTTACATGATAAATGTCCGTTTCAGAGAGCAATGTCAGCGAGCATCACTCCACTGCACAATGATTGACGgccataaatgtaaaaaatagtCAAACAAAGAATTAGAAAATTACAGAGTACTGACGGCACTGCACACTTTTTCTGGATGATGAGTGATAATTCAGAGGGAACATTCGAgtctatacatttttttaaagaaaattctATTACTGTTTGAATTGCTTTTTacagtgtttcaaatgttgGTGGGCCGACTATTCAGTGACCATTTCTGTACCAACACTGGTGGCcatatgaaaaaaaggaaacaaccTTATTTTGTGTGCCCAGGAGTCTATTTCTTCTGGCTGTGGTTATCGAAACAGGTATCGTTATTGTCGGATTGCTACCAATaatgtattgaagtttaaaaatcctGACGACCCTCATTGATTGATTACTATCACTTGGACTTGTGGTCAGTCGCTGCTTTCATTGTAGATTTAGTTTTGGTTTGTTGCACGTATCTCACAGAGCAATGTAACTAACGTCTAACTTCTACTAAGCTCACCTGAAAACCAGCGCCCACTTCTTCAACAGAGTTTCATTGTACTGATCTCTGACCTCGAACAGCAGGTCGAACAGCCGGTTCACCGGGAACCCATaaccctgtacacacacacacacacacacacacacacacacacacacacacagacgcacacacacatgcatgaaatATGATGTGTTAATCTCAGTTCTCCTTTAGTTTCCAGAGTCCCATGAAGTACAGCTCTAAACCTACCTGTAGTGTGTCTGCAAAGATCACGATGAGGTTCTTTAGCTCCAGGACCAGGTCTGGGTCCTCACAGTATGACTagggaaagacaaaaaaaatctaaatcagagAGTCATACAATATGTCATCTCGACAACTTTTTTACAATCCAGGGACATGTGTACATAATGTTTAAATATCTGTATATAGttctgtgttcttcttctctcttatgaaaTGAATGTGCGTTGTGCGTATAGATGATTGGTTGATCTGTATTTGACTtttgccatcatctgcccagaGACTTTACTCTAAATCTAGGAGaaataatattttctctttgtaCATTGTACGGACGGCTGTAgttcagttggtggagtcgttgcctctcaaccggaaggccaagggttcaatccccagctgagcaacatttccgatgtgtccttgggcaagacacttaaccccgcacttcagtggcagtgtatgaatggattagtactcactctctgatgtacgtcgctttggataaaagcatctgctaagtgaattgtaacattgtacattgtccctgattcaaataaactaattAACTAAAGTAAAAGAGCAGGACTTGAGATGAGACCAAGCGGCaaactctggtgttgaaaaattaagccaatacagaagtgcaaaaacctgcagttcctaaACTGTCCACTTGGCAGAACCCTCATTAGGTCTAATAAAGAAAATGCTcacttttacagcagaaataacgTGTTTACAGTCTGGAATAAGCAGACTTAAAAAGAACCAGAATTGGTGCGTCTCTAAGGGGAATGAGTGAAAATGTATGCTCTAAAGATTGTGCCTTTACAAAATCATCAATTATttccaaacttttaaaaaaggaagtttGTGACATGAACATCATCTTCTTTATCAAATTTGATATAAAAATAAGGCTGCACAATTCTCTGATAATAAGTGATGGAGCTAAAGGCACAGTTTTGATTCATTGCTAACTGTAAAGTAAAGCTGGATGACCAAACGAGACGATTTTCCACAGTTGTGTTTGTTAACTACGTAAATGAAGCGCTGGAATAGAAAGCTTGACTGCAAGGCCACAGCGAGTGGGGGAGTTTGGGGTATGGGGAGGGGTCTTAGCCAAAGGTCAATCAACACCGAGAAGGTTTCTCTATTTTTCTGGGGTGCAGAGTGATTTATGACCCTGAGAGCACAGTAGAGtccctcacacagacacagggatCCTGCCAACACAGGAGTGTGTAAATCAACAGAGTAAATGAACACAGGCTGAGATTTGACGTAAAGCAGCGGCCGCCTGCCTctctgttggtgtgtgtatgtgtgtgtctgagtaaACAACCAGCTGGAGACAGGACTAAACAATGTACCTCACATGTTCAGACACTTTTATTACTCCAGCTTTACATGCTCTAAACCTGACTATATGTGTCATTGTGTTTCACTCATGCAGTGTGAACAATTACAAGAGTCCCTTCGATTAGTTCTTTTTAACAATGAGTGTGTTTCGAAGTTTAATGCCCGAAGTTTAAACAGTATGAAGACATTTTATTGTTTGCCATAaaattgtctttatttattctttttttttcttttctttttttaacagagaaTTAGAATCGAAGTTGCACATGGATGGGTTCGTGAAAAGATTTTGTCCCGGTGTGCTGCCGCTGCAGTGGTTGTAAGGGCAGGACCCCTGACAGTGTGGAGCTGCCTGTGTGACGGCCCAGCAGAGGGGCTGGAGGccacgggagggggggggggggacactagGGGCCTTTGTTAGTGTTCTCACCCCAAGCTGTGCGGCCCATTCTCTGGCCTGTTAGCATAATCCTCTGGGTCATTTACAACTGAGTAGAGCCCAGCGGTCAGGAATATGCCTCCTTAATCTGCTGTTATTGTTGCAATCTGTCTCTCATTAAGGCCCCAATGACCCCCTCTTTGGCCGCATGCGTATGTGTGTTTTGACCTCTTCTCCTGAAAGTGACATCattagtgtgtttgtgggtgaaCTGACCTCTGtagtgttatgtgtgtgtgtgtgtgtgtgtgtgtgtgtgtgtgtgtgtgtgtgtgtgtgtgtgtgtgtgtgtgtgtgtgtgtatcaaccAGTGAATGGCGTTTCTTCCATGATAAATAGATCCACAGAAGGCTCTATTATCTCTATTAACTCACAGTCACCTTCTCATTCACAGTAACcctccctgctgtgtgtgtgcgtgtctttgtgtttgagtgtgtgtgtgtgtgtgtttgagcctACAGAGTGCGTGCGGAGCACAGCGATGATCTTGGACAGCGCCATGTTCCAAAGTTCATCGGTGAAAGCTCTGGTCACCAGCCCCTGTGTTGCATGAAGGATGTGGTCCTCCActacaaagaaactgaaaacacaaacagaaaacagtcatATCTCAATACTTCTATTACGGTCAGAGAGAAGGAACATAACGTAAGAGATGTCGCACACCATGCGTGGGGATGGAGATTGAAACCCGGGTCCATAAGGATCCAGTTCCAGAtccatatatttaaaataaaaaaacaaatacacacgtGGTACACACATCGATTGTCTGCTAAAGTTTTATGAATTACATTTAATTGACAGCCAACAAGCACATCAGCACTGAAAATCTATTTAAACCAAAATGCAGCACCTTGAACTGTCTggttaaacaaaacaacaccacCTTCGGCTGCTGCTGGGggacagtcctcctcctcctcccctcaaaGTAACCAAGGCAAGAGCATCCAAACATTGTAGCAAACCCCGTTGGTTAAAAATAGTAATCCAGTGTTGAAATCGGCAGGCTAAAAAACTAGTTCGCTAACTTAACATGGTGACATAAGGTTACATTATGATGTGTTCAAGGTCGGCTCAGTGAAATGTCTATAGGCGAAGGTAAATACACCTACACgtcatgatgtgttcaaatgtaaggtcaagaaaaagaaaatgtaggtTTCTGCAAGaacttgaataaaaacatttgtttgggtgtgtgtgtgttgaccagTGATAATCTCGTCAACGAAATAAGTGACGAAAATATTCGTTGACgaaggtctttttaaattagtcaactatgacgatgacgagacgaaactctgctatttgacgatttgataaataatattacttcatcatctaattggcgaaaactacattacaagtgaggATTATCACGTCCTTGATAAGGAAGTGTTAAACCCactcagctgttctaaaatcattgtaaaccatAGCAGACGTCATCaaaggtgtgcgtgtgtggtgagtgcaacaatgtgcagcctggagcctctcgcctgcaggtctgtgaagccccgccccctagagcttctgataataaaaataaaagcttgcgtctgattttgttgactaaaatatcttctattttcgtcaactaaaatgatgtgcaatgactaaattaaatcaataacaaatgactaatatctgactaaatataaaggacattttgGCGGGCCgcccttccccccccccagcGAGTTCCACCCTAATCCAGTTTGTAGACAGTTATCTGTCATTTACAAACGGAAGTGACAGAGGCAACCCAAAGAAACTGAAACATTGAATCGTTtcctcttctgtgtttgctggaCTTAATTTCACTTCTCACCtttctgtaaacacacatgACAGACGGGCACAAACAGCGCGAACATGAGAGAGACATCTTACCCTACAATCTGATTGAAGTATCTTCTGTAGCCTTCCACTGTCTCAtgctgaaaacacagacacacacatagacatgtTTACACACAGTACATGAATGAAGAACATCAACTAATATGTAGGAATCTTACAGAAGCGATTGTATTCAcgagtaaaataaaaagtgagttcagtttttttctgaatgaacaAGATAATAATCTCTGTATTAAGAGTTACGAGGCGCCTCAGTTGCACTCTGATGCAGTATTTTCATTAATTGCCTTATCAACcctttcagactgctttttccTCAAAAGTACCATAACTAAGCTAAGCCATCAtcatgtctttgtacattcataatgATTCTGCGACTGCATAGTATTAgtgtcccagtgtgtgaattcacattgtgtttctttCAAACTACAACCGCTAACGACAACACCCGTTCTGCTAAAAATTCcacaaacaaatacagttaTTGGTCAAACATCATTCAGGGCTGCTGCAGCCATTGACTGGAACAACTTACAAAAAACTCTCAAACTGGACATTCTCATCCCTAAATCAGCTTTCAAGGACTCTATCATGGACATTCTCACTGACAATTGCAACTGTTTCTCAGTGCACAAACTTTTCCCAAACCCCTATCTGCTGGCTCATTACTGTCTCTCCCATGCATGTTGTCTTTTAGATGTTCACCTCTCTGTGTATTGCATGTGTATGCCACACATCTATGTGGTTGTTCTATGTGCTGTGCTGCTGTTGTGAGTGTATGTAAGGAGGATACGTTGTACATGTGATGACTGTGTTTTGCCTTCCTTATGGCTGGTATGTTTGGATATgttcttttcactttttattgtgctgtgaCTGTTTGGAATGTAGTTGGCTGTTGGAAAGGTTGTACGCTGCTATCTTCtaactgtgctgtttgtccttttAACATTGACCTTTcttttcacccccccccccccccccctcaaaaggCTTCTGTCTTTTGCCAGGCTGTCGTTGTAAATCTGTTCTTAATGACCTGCCTGGTTAAATGaaggtaaaataaattaaaataaaataaaattctgtAGGGATCTAAAGGAACCGGTATCTTGtccattcagaaaaaaacagagcagaatcTGATTTAAAGCATAACTTGATATTCCGAGATGTTAACCTCATTAATTTAGAAAACagcagattttattttcttacgTGAATGCAATATGCTTCTGTAGAATCTGGTTCTTTGAATTTATTCAAAAATATCTATTACATGTATGTGTCATGATAGTGCTACGCGATCAGCCATTGACCATAATGACATCTGAGATGTGCTGCTCACCATGTTAGCCTGAGGCTGCAGAACGAGCCGGgcctgtttctttctctgcttcCTGTAGTAATTC carries:
- the exoc6 gene encoding exocyst complex component 6 isoform X5 gives rise to the protein MAENETLECITEHERILQEIESTDTACVGPTLRSIYDDQPNAHKRFMEKLDARIRNHDREIEKMCNFHHQGFVDAITELLKVRADAEKLMGQVTDTNRRLQEAGREVTAQTEEVIRCRIQQRNMATTVEKLQLCIPVLEMYSKLKEQLESKRYYAALKTMEQLEKVYIPRVSHYRFCQIMAENLPRLREEIKEISMSDLKDFLESIRKHSDKVGETAMRQAQQHRTFNSAVAKQASTGHYTKPMYSLNGRTHTHNGLMIEDDSGEEEEADEEVLTAQDLVDFSPVYRCLHIYTVLGDRETFENYYRKQRKKQARLVLQPQANMHETVEGYRRYFNQIVGFFVVEDHILHATQGLVTRAFTDELWNMALSKIIAVLRTHSSYCEDPDLVLELKNLIVIFADTLQGYGFPVNRLFDLLFEVRDQYNETLLKKWALVFREIFELDNYSPIPVETEEEYKHVVSRFPFHDTEIEKQQDFPKKLPMSQSVPQIYTQVKEFIYASLKFSESLHRSSTEIDDMLRKSTNLLLTRTLSSCLQNLIKKPHIGLTELVQIIINTTHLEQACRYLEEFITNITNVSPETVHTTRLYGLSTFKDARHAAEGEIYTKLNQKIDEFIQLADYEWGMAESDGRASGYLMDLINFLRSTFQVFTHLPNNNNDHASMSGKVAQTACMSACKHLSTSLMQMLLDTELKQISMGAIQQFNLDVIQCELFASSEPVPGFQGDTLQLAFIDLRQLLDLFMVWDWSTYLADYGQPTSKYLRVNPATALALLEKMKDTSKKNNIFSQFRKNDRDKQKLIETVVKQLRSLVNGMSS
- the exoc6 gene encoding exocyst complex component 6 isoform X6 codes for the protein MAENETLECITEHERILQEIESTDTACVGPTLRSIYDDQPNAHKRFMEKLDARIRNHDREIEKMCNFHHQGFVDAITELLKVRADAEKLMGQVTDTNRRLQEAGREVTAQTEEVIRCRIQQRNMATTVEKLQLCIPVLEMYSKLKEQLESKRYYAALKTMEQLEKVYIPRVSHYRFCQIMAENLPRLREEIKEISMSDLKDFLESIRKHSDKVGETAMRQAQQHRTFNSAVAKQASTGHYTKPMYSLNGRTHTHNGLMIEDDSGEEEEADEEVLTAQDLVDFSPVYRCLHIYTVLGDRETFENYYRKQRKKQARLVLQPQANMHETVEGYRRYFNQIVGFFVVEDHILHATQGLVTRAFTDELWNMALSKIIAVLRTHSSYCEDPDLVLELKNLIVIFADTLQGYGFPVNRLFDLLFEVRDQYNETLLKKWALVFREIFELDNYSPIPVETEEEYKHVVSRFPFHDTEIEKQDFPKKLPMSQSVPQIYTQVKEFIYASLKFSESLHRSSTEIDDMLRKSTNLLLTRTLSSCLQNLIKKPHIGLTELVQIIINTTHLEQACRYLEEFITNITNVSPETVHTTRLYGLSTFKDARHAAEGEIYTKLNQKIDEFIQLADYEWGMAESDGRASGYLMDLINFLRSTFQVFTHLPGKVAQTACMSACKHLSTSLMQMLLDTELKQISMGAIQQFNLDVIQCELFASSEPVPGFQGDTLQLAFIDLRQLLDLFMVWDWSTYLADYGQPTSKYLRVNPATALALLEKMKDTSKKNNIFSQFRKNDRDKQKLIETVVKQLRSLVNGMSS